The DNA sequence ATTATAGTGTGATCAATATCACATATTTGCGTCACTGGTTTTGCACCAAGCCTCTGTAGAAACATTGTTGTGACTATGagtcaaagtcaagtcaaaCTTAAAACTCAAAACATGGTTGCTGAAAGAAAATAGCAGAATAGGACTCGGGCAAGAAACTGcattgatatatttttattttagacgCAATTTAATGAATCTCATTTCACCTTGAAGTGATTTTACACGTCACAAATATAACAAAGAAATCTTCCAAAACGTATCACTGAGAGTCACAAGATTTATTGCAGTGAGATAGCTTTCAGTTTTTGTCTTGCTAAAAGTGAAATGTTCTTCTTTAATGAGATGatttggttgtgtttgtgtagtTTCTAATGTATGCGCCTTATTGTATTTAGAGATGTAAATCTGGCAAAGGAATGTGGCATTAGATcttgaaacatgtcacctgctTCAGTTCCAGCCTGCTGCCTGAAGAACTGACCGTTCAAACGCAGGTCTCAGAAACATATTTAGGTTTTGACTTTTAACAATGTTCTTACTGTCTGTTTGGCTGTTATTCAATACATTGATGTTGATGATATTGATAGGATGATCCTATTGATCATCACTGCTGAAGATCAAGAGACCAGAGTTCAGTCAGTCATCTGTGTGAGTCAGAGTCTGGAGCAACACCACTATGAGATCTGCTTCTTTGCAGCAAGTTTGAGTCCACAGCAGAGATTAGACAAGAGGTTGGGTCTGATGGTCTGGTCTCTGAGACCATAGATGAGGGAGCTTAGACATCTGGGGAGAAGAACAACCAACACATACATGACATTCATCATACGGACAAAACTGATCCAGCTCATCACTTGAAAAAGAGCCACAGATACAGGAATGAATATTCTGGAGGAGAGACCGAGCACCAGCTggatcatgtgcagcagcagagtatTCTGAACTTTACGGACTGAATTTCTTTCCACTGAGGCCGACCTGGCTGTGATTAAGACTGCAATAAAAGTGGACGTCATGGTAAAacctgctgtggaaaacaacaagatGTTGTAGATTCGATCAtattcagcagcagctggaaccatcaacacaacaaatgagTCACAAATCCTTGACATCTCCAGATTGTCCAGTTCTTCATATGCAAATTGACACATCAGCACAACACGGATCAGAACATTGACACAAGAGAAAGCCCACACTACagcgatggctgctgctgtggatctcatggtgacgatggaggagtgtctgagaggaaaacacacagccacatatCTCTCTATAGACATCACAGCCAGCGTGAGAGGAAAGATGCTCTCTGTTAGCATAGTATGGAGGATTAATGTGCCACACACAGGATATGTTAAGAAAACTCTGCAGTTAGCCAGAATGAACAGGATCTGACTGATCATCATGAAAAGAGAGTCTGCAACAAGAAGGTTAGTCAGAAGAACATAGCGCGACGTCTCCCGAAACACTTGTTTACTCCTCAGGGTGAACAGAATGATGGCATTAATGGTTAGCAGCGTAA is a window from the Synchiropus splendidus isolate RoL2022-P1 chromosome 17, RoL_Sspl_1.0, whole genome shotgun sequence genome containing:
- the LOC128748086 gene encoding odorant receptor 131-2-like, with amino-acid sequence MVSNSSVTVQRQSEQERIMVSVFTGVPCVTLLTINAIILFTLRSKQVFRETSRYVLLTNLLVADSLFMMISQILFILANCRVFLTYPVCGTLILHTMLTESIFPLTLAVMSIERYVAVCFPLRHSSIVTMRSTAAAIAVVWAFSCVNVLIRVVLMCQFAYEELDNLEMSRICDSFVVLMVPAAAEYDRIYNILLFSTAGFTMTSTFIAVLITARSASVERNSVRKVQNTLLLHMIQLVLGLSSRIFIPVSVALFQVMSWISFVRMMNVMYVLVVLLPRCLSSLIYGLRDQTIRPNLLSNLCCGLKLAAKKQIS